The Desulfovibrio fairfieldensis sequence CATGCCGCCCAAGCCCAAAAAATGTTCGGTCATTTGCTCCACCAAAACGGCCACGGAAGCGCAACGGCGGCGCATCCGTTTCGTCCGGCGCCTGAAAGATATCCTGGGGGACGATCTGGATGTCTTTGGGCGGGGTTTCCGTCCCGTGTCCGACAAGGCCGAGGCCATTGCCCCGTATGCGTACCATCTGGTGCTGGAAAACAACTACATCGACAATTTTTGGACGGAAAAGCTGGCGGACGCCTGGATCGGCTGGGCGCTGCCCCTTTATCTGGGCGCTCCCAATCTGGCGGCGGCCTGCGGCCTGCCGGACGGTTTTGTGGCGCTTGACCCGGACGACGAGGAAGGCAATCTGGCCCGCATTGCGCAATGCCTGGGGCGCCCGCTTTGGGAAGAGCGGCGGGAGGCCCTTGCCTGCTGCCGAGCTTGGTGCCTGCAAGGCACCAATGTCTTTGCCAGGACGGCCGCGCTGATCCGCAATGCGCCGCCCGGCATCCAACGTCTGCCCATGCCCATGAGGCCCGAAAACCTGTACGGCACGGACCGGCAGGCTGTTGCCGCCTTGTACGGCCGGGCCCGGGCTTGAAGCCTTGCCTCAGCCTGAACGTCTCTGACACTATTTCTGGGAGAATTGCAGCGTGCCGCTGATCACTGTCGCCATGCCCGCCCACAACGCCGCCCCGTATATCGGGGAAGCGCTGGATTCCATTCTGGGCCAGACCTGCCGGGATTTCGAGCTGCTGGTGGTGGACGACGGTTCCACGGATGAGACCGCGCAACGCGTTGCGGACCGCGCGGACGCGCGCATCCGTCTGATTCGCCTGGGAACCAACCGGGGCCGGGCAGCTGCGCGCAATGTGGCCCTGGACAACGCGCGCGGCGTATATCTGGCCTGGATGGACGCCGACGACATTGCCGTGCCCCGGCGTCTGGAAAAGCAACTGGCCTTTCTGGAAAGCCATTCGGATGTGGCCGTCTGCGGCGGCTGGCTGCAATACTTTCACCAGTCCACGGCCTTGGAGCGTTTTCCCCGGACGTCGGAGGATATCCGCGCGGCCACGGTTTTCGGCACGTCCGTGGTCAACGGGTGCAGTCTGCTGCGCCTGGATGCGCCGCGCGCCCACGGTCTGCGCTATGATCCGGCCCTGGACCGCGCCGAGGATTTCGCCTTCTGGGGCGATCTGCTGCTGGGCGCGGGTCAGCGCGCCGCCAATCTGCCGGAAGTGCTGCTGCACTACCGCTATGTGCGCCGCCCCTTTGTACCGCGCTGGCATGTGCGGGCTCTGCTGGGGCACGTCTTTCCCCATCTGGGCCTGGAGGCCGACGTCGCTGAGGCCGCCCTGCACGCGGGCCTGGTCTACGCCCCGCTTAAAACGCATTGCGCCCGCGCGGGCGCGCGCCCGCTGCTGGCCTGGCTGGACAAGCTCTGGCGCGCCTGGGCCGCCTCCTTTGGGGATGACCCGGCCATGCGGCGTTACATTCTTTTTTTCGCGGCGAAAATCCTTTCCCTGGCTCCGGACAGGGAGGATGCGGCCGCTTTTTTCCGCAGCCTGGATATCGCCGGGCTGACAAAAGATTAGAGACAGCTCCTAGCGCGCCCCCTTGGGAAAGAGCACCACGCCGATGGTTTTGAAGATAATGTGGATGTCCAGCAGAATGGACATATTCTTGATGTAGTAGAGATCGTATTCCAGCTTGCGGCGGGCGTCCTCCTCGGACGCGCCGTAGGGATAGCAGACCTGGGCCCAGCCCGTCAGGCCCGGCTTCACCGTATGGCGCAGGCTGTAGTAGGGAATGTCCTTCTTGAGCTGTTTGACGAAGGCCATGCGCTCGGGCCGGGGGCCGATGAAGCTCATGTCGCCCTTGAGGATGTTCCAGATCTGGGGCAGCTCGTCGATGCGCACCTTGCGGATGAACTTGCCGAAGCGGGTCACCCGGTTGTCGTGGGCGCTGGCCCAGACCGCGCCGTTTTTTTCCGCGTCCGCGCGCATGGAGCGGAATTTGTAGACCGTGAATTCCTTTTCGTACAGGCCCACGCGGTCCTGGCGGTAGATCACCGGGCCCGGCGATTCCAGGCGCACGATCAGGGCCGTGAGCAGCATGACGGGCGTGGCCGGAATCAGCAGCACCAGCGAGATCAGCACGTCCAGAGCCCGTTTCAGCCGCCGCAGCGAGCCGCGCGTGTTCAGGGAAAAGCCCTCGGTCTGCAGCAGCCATTCGTCGTTGATCTGCGAAAGGGGCAGGCGCTGCACCACGTGCTCGTAAAAAGTGCGGATGTCCACCACCATGCTGCCGCGCAGCTTGGCTTCCAGCAGATCGTGGGCGATGTCGTCGTCAATGGGCGCGTCGGGCAGCAGCAGGATCATGGTGGCCCGCTTTTCCCTGGCCACGTCCAGGGCCTTGAAGGGCGGCCCCAGGCAGGGGCCCGCGTCCGGGCCCTGATCCCGTTCGCCCACATAACCGATGATGGTCGCCTGGGGCAGGCCTTCGGCCAGCAGCTGGCGCACCTTGCCCGCGCGGTCCACGCCCACCAGCAGGATGCGCAGGGGGTGGGTCAGCTTGTCCGCATTGCGGTAGTAAAGCCAGCGCCAGCCCAGGCTGAAGGCCAGGGACAGGGTAAAGAGCATCAGCAGGGTTTCGCGGTCGAAACGCCAGTGGTCAAAGGAATAGGACGCCGTGGCCGAGGAGATGATGCCCAGCACGCAGGCCACCAGCACCCGGCCCGAGGTTTCCCTGAAATCTTCCCGCCCCACGCTGTAGGCGTCCAGAATGTAGAAAAAGAGCATGTAAAAAAAGACCGTGAACAGCGAAGCGCCGGTGTAGTCGTGAAACACGCTCAGATCCGGCGCGATGGTGGTCACGCCGGTGATGGTCAGCGCCAGCAGCAGGCAGAAGATGTCCAGAACCTGCAGGAGCGCCATGCGGTACGTACTGATCATTGCCCTTCCTTTATGCCCCGGCGGGCACATGCATGTCCCGCAGAATGCGGGCCGCCACTTTTTCGGCGTCGAATTCCCTGACGGCCAGCTCGCGCCCGGCCTCGCCCATGCGCGCGATAGTCCCCGGCGCGAGGATAAAACTTTCCATGGCCCCGGCCAGGGCCTCGGGATCGCGCACGGGCGTCATGCGTCCGTTGACGCCGTCGCGCACCACTTCCCGGCAGCCGGGCACATCCGTGACCACAGCGGCGCGGCCCATGCTCATGCCTTCCATGATGGACGTGGGCGTGCCTTCCCGCCAGGAGGGCAGCACCAGCACGTGGGCCGCGGCCAGATAGGGGCGCACGTCCCTGGTTTCGCCCAGATATTCGATGCCGTTCTCGCGCTCCCAGGTTCTGACCTGGTCAAGGCTGACGCTGCCCAGGCCCTGCTCCGGCGGGCCCAACAGCTGAAAGCGGGCTTCGGGGTAGCGGGCCCTGAGCAGACGCGCCGCTGCGGCGTATTCCGGCAGGCCCTTTGCTTCCAGCAAACGACCCACCAGCAGAAAGATGACCGGTCCGTCAGGCGGCAGCGGGGGCAGGGGAGCCTGCGCGAAACGCCGGATGTCCACGCCCGTGCCGCGCGCCGTGAGCACGCGCGCGCCGGGACCCAGAATGCCCGACTCGCGGAAGATGCGGATATCGTCCTGATTCTGAAAAAAGACGCCTTCCGCGTTTTTGAGCGCCTGCCGGTAAAGAAAGACGCTCAGACGGTTGACGCATTTCTTGAACAGGCTGTCGGCCTCAAAGGCGTAGCCCAGACCGGTGATGGTGGCGTAGACGTGCGGCACGCGCGCGCGGCGCGCGGCCAGGCCGCCGTAGATGACCGGTTTGATGGTTGAGGCGAAGAGCAGGTCCGGCTTCTCCGCATCGAATATTCGCCTGAGTCGGGCGAAAGAGCGCGCGTCATGCAGGGGATTGAGGCCTTTGCGGTCCAGCTCGTAGTGGAGTACGCGCGCGCCCAGGGTTTCCAGCGCCGCGTCGGCCTCCGGGTCGCCGGGCGGCACGCAGCAGAGCGCCTCATGCCCGCCCTGACGCATTTGGCGGATCAACACGCTCCAGAAATTGGACAAAGCCCTGGCCTGGTTGCCCAGGACAATGATTTTCATGCCAGTTTTTCTCCCTTCCGTCGCGGCGGCGCGGGGCCGCCGTACCGGGGCGGCCCCGGTATGGTCTTGCCTATAGCACCTGTGCCCGGCCCTGAAAAGAGGGTGGAGCGTGCGGGGCCGCCCGCGTCTT is a genomic window containing:
- a CDS encoding glycosyltransferase family 10 domain-containing protein is translated as MDCFFCTVHAAWPWLRQTEDGSGRMGDVRFVLEDKDGCAPWLVVFDEPPAGAATRVPRERRVLFVTEPPEIKRYPRSYLGQFGTVISPYAFRGVEPRALLLENPCLNWHYGVATGHGAPVSPALRRLDDIQNLPMPPKPKKCSVICSTKTATEAQRRRIRFVRRLKDILGDDLDVFGRGFRPVSDKAEAIAPYAYHLVLENNYIDNFWTEKLADAWIGWALPLYLGAPNLAAACGLPDGFVALDPDDEEGNLARIAQCLGRPLWEERREALACCRAWCLQGTNVFARTAALIRNAPPGIQRLPMPMRPENLYGTDRQAVAALYGRARA
- a CDS encoding glycosyltransferase family 2 protein, with product MPLITVAMPAHNAAPYIGEALDSILGQTCRDFELLVVDDGSTDETAQRVADRADARIRLIRLGTNRGRAAARNVALDNARGVYLAWMDADDIAVPRRLEKQLAFLESHSDVAVCGGWLQYFHQSTALERFPRTSEDIRAATVFGTSVVNGCSLLRLDAPRAHGLRYDPALDRAEDFAFWGDLLLGAGQRAANLPEVLLHYRYVRRPFVPRWHVRALLGHVFPHLGLEADVAEAALHAGLVYAPLKTHCARAGARPLLAWLDKLWRAWAASFGDDPAMRRYILFFAAKILSLAPDREDAAAFFRSLDIAGLTKD
- a CDS encoding sugar transferase, whose translation is MISTYRMALLQVLDIFCLLLALTITGVTTIAPDLSVFHDYTGASLFTVFFYMLFFYILDAYSVGREDFRETSGRVLVACVLGIISSATASYSFDHWRFDRETLLMLFTLSLAFSLGWRWLYYRNADKLTHPLRILLVGVDRAGKVRQLLAEGLPQATIIGYVGERDQGPDAGPCLGPPFKALDVAREKRATMILLLPDAPIDDDIAHDLLEAKLRGSMVVDIRTFYEHVVQRLPLSQINDEWLLQTEGFSLNTRGSLRRLKRALDVLISLVLLIPATPVMLLTALIVRLESPGPVIYRQDRVGLYEKEFTVYKFRSMRADAEKNGAVWASAHDNRVTRFGKFIRKVRIDELPQIWNILKGDMSFIGPRPERMAFVKQLKKDIPYYSLRHTVKPGLTGWAQVCYPYGASEEDARRKLEYDLYYIKNMSILLDIHIIFKTIGVVLFPKGAR
- a CDS encoding glycosyltransferase family 4 protein, with amino-acid sequence MKIIVLGNQARALSNFWSVLIRQMRQGGHEALCCVPPGDPEADAALETLGARVLHYELDRKGLNPLHDARSFARLRRIFDAEKPDLLFASTIKPVIYGGLAARRARVPHVYATITGLGYAFEADSLFKKCVNRLSVFLYRQALKNAEGVFFQNQDDIRIFRESGILGPGARVLTARGTGVDIRRFAQAPLPPLPPDGPVIFLLVGRLLEAKGLPEYAAAARLLRARYPEARFQLLGPPEQGLGSVSLDQVRTWERENGIEYLGETRDVRPYLAAAHVLVLPSWREGTPTSIMEGMSMGRAAVVTDVPGCREVVRDGVNGRMTPVRDPEALAGAMESFILAPGTIARMGEAGRELAVREFDAEKVAARILRDMHVPAGA